One part of the Bacillus sp. FJAT-27916 genome encodes these proteins:
- a CDS encoding amino acid ABC transporter ATP-binding protein produces the protein MIVFDHVDKYYGDFHVLKDINLEIEKGEVVVVIGPSGSGKSTMLRCINHLETIDKGVLKVNQTPVNDKKTNINHLRRDIGMVFQHFYLYPHKTVLQNITLAPMKVLGKSKEEAEKTARFYLEKVGIPDKANAYPSQLSGGQQQRVAIARGLAMNPQIMLFDEPTSALDPEMIGEVLDVMKTLAKEGMTMVVVTHEMGFAKEVANRIVFMDEGRVLEQSTPAEFFTNPREERARTFLSRILNH, from the coding sequence TTGATTGTTTTTGATCATGTTGATAAATATTATGGGGATTTCCATGTTTTAAAGGATATTAATCTTGAAATTGAAAAAGGCGAGGTTGTGGTCGTCATCGGTCCTTCTGGATCTGGAAAAAGCACAATGCTTCGCTGCATTAATCATCTTGAGACAATTGATAAAGGCGTGCTGAAGGTCAATCAGACACCGGTCAACGATAAGAAGACGAATATCAATCATTTAAGACGGGATATAGGAATGGTTTTTCAACATTTTTATTTATATCCGCATAAGACCGTTCTGCAGAATATTACGCTTGCTCCAATGAAGGTACTTGGGAAATCGAAAGAGGAAGCGGAAAAGACGGCACGCTTTTATCTTGAGAAGGTTGGTATTCCAGATAAGGCAAATGCCTATCCGTCACAGCTGTCCGGCGGTCAGCAGCAGCGTGTAGCAATCGCTAGAGGACTTGCCATGAATCCGCAGATTATGCTGTTTGATGAGCCTACATCTGCTCTTGACCCGGAAATGATTGGCGAAGTGCTGGATGTCATGAAGACGCTCGCCAAGGAAGGGATGACCATGGTGGTTGTGACCCATGAGATGGGGTTTGCTAAGGAAGTAGCCAACAGGATTGTCTTTATGGATGAGGGAAGAGTTTTGGAACAGTCGACACCGGCTGAATTTTTTACGAACCCGCGTGAAGAACGGGCGCGTACATTCTTAAGCCGTATATTAAATCATTAA